The following nucleotide sequence is from Myxococcales bacterium.
CCGAGCGCCGTCTTCCGAGCCAAAGGCTTCGTGTATCTCGACGCGCGCCCGGATCACCGCACGCGCTTGCAGATCGTCGGACGTCGCGCGCGCATCGATCTCGGAGAGCCGTGGGCTGGGAGGAAGCCGGAGACTGTGCTCGTGTTCATCGGCGGAGCCGCAGGATTCGACCCGGCGTCGCTGGCCGCGAGCTTTGCCGCTTGCGAAGCCGATCCGGGCACACGGCCCTCGCTGCTCGGCGCCGCGGTGGAGTGGCTTCGAGGCAAGTTCCTGGAGCGTTGAGGCGAGCGGCACGACCAGCCCAAAGGCAGCCCGCGTTGGGCCTCTTCGTGCGAAGATGGCAGGCGAGGGTTTTGGAAACGGATCAGACTGAGCGCGGCTTACTCGACCCCAGTGAGCTCGACCTGCCGGATCGCGCGGCGTGGCTGGCGACGTTGTCTTCGCGCCAGTAGACGTGTTGGGCGTCCGCGCCGATGACGAGCACTTTCGCGCCGGACTTCGCCATGCGCACCGGCACGCCTCCCGCTCGTGGCACGCACCAGATCCCGTGCTGCTGCGAGGCGTCGAGTGCGTCGGAGTAGTACAGCGCTTGGGAATCGACGGCCAGGCTCGTCGGCTTGATGTTCTCGACGAGCGGGACGGGGGTCGAGCCGACGGCATCGATGCGAAAGATCCCGCCCTTCCCAGATTCCAGGTCGTGTGCCCAAAAAACGACGCCGCCCTCTTCTTTGACGAAGTCGTCGGGCGTCGTCGTGTCAGCAACACTGTCGATGACGACGCCTTGCTCCGCGCCCGTCAGTCGCGTTCGCCGCCGTCGCTCGCGCGCAATATCGCGCGCTGTGCGGGGGAAACGCGCCGAGTCACGCCCCGGCGTCACCCTCCGCGACCTCGCCGCCGGCGCTGTTTCCTCTCACGGAGTCTGACCTGCGAACGCCCCGCAGCTCGGGCACCTGGCGCCCGGGCTCATCACGAACAGCGCCGCGCAAAACGGACAGCGGGTCGCAACGAGCTCCACAGCTGCCAGCCCGAGCTCAGGACGTTCGCGCCGCAGCCGCAGTGTGGCCGCGACGAGCAGATCACGCAGCGCATGCTCGGCCAGGTTCGCGCGGCGAAGTGGCAGTGACGACGAGCTCTGGAGGCCGATGAGGCGCAAGCTCGCCGGCTGTCGCGTGACGGCCTCGTCGTATCCCAGCGTGGGTGAGAAGGTGATGCCGAGCAGATCACTGCCGTCGATGATTTGTTCATCCCAGCGCTCGCCGCCGCGGGCGTGGTAGGCGCGCAGGCTCTCGGCACGGATCTCGACGACGGTGCTCGGCAGCGGGCCGCTGCCGCGGACGTCGGCCCAGGCGTGTCTGAGCTTGCGCCGGCCATCGGGCGAAAGTGCGAGGAGACCGAGCAGCGGCAAGCAGAGCACGAACAGGATCGTGCCGAAAACTCGCTGCAAGGCGGTCGCCGGTCGGCTCTGTTCCACGACCTTCAGCGCGTCGACATCGCGCGTGATCTCGATGCCGTGCTGCTGCAGGACCGCGCTCGAGCGCTGCTCGTTCAGCTCCTCGGGGTGAGCCAAGAGCGGGCGCCCGCCGTACGGGGTGGGTTCGAGCTGACCACCGGATCGGGGTCCGAACAACCCGGTGCGGAGCCGGCCAAGAGCGCGCAGGTCACCACGAACGGCCGCCGGGGCCGGGCAACTGCACTCATCAGAGCAGGTTAGCACGCGCGTCTGAGCCGGTAATGTCGCGCAAGGCGACGCCGCCGGGGGATGGAGTAGGGTCCCGGCCAGATGCGGGTGCCTGACAGCCTGGTGGCGCTCTTGGACTACGGAGTCCTCGACGACGTCGTTCGACCGCTGATGAGCGGCAAGGAAGCACAGGTCTATCTGGTCGTCTCCGGTGGGCGGTACGCCGTGGCCAAGGTCTACAAGGACGCTCAGGACCGCTCCTTCAAACACCGCGCCGAGTACACCGAAGGGCGCAAGGTGCGCAACAGCCGCGATCAGCGGGCGATCGCCAACCGTTCCAAACACGGTCGAGCGAAGGACGAGTCCGCCTGGCGCTCGACCGAGGTGGACATGATTCACCGGCTCCACGCGGCGGGTGTGCGCGTGCCCGTTCCCTACCATTTCATCGAGGGGGTCCTCCTGATGGAGCTCGTGACCGACGCCCAGGGAATTCCCGCCCCGCGCCTGGGCGACCTTTCGTTCGACGCCGTGGCGGCGCGTGCGATCTACGACCGCCTCGTCCGAGCGGCCGTCCAGATGTTGTGTGCCGGCGTCGTGCACGGCGACCTCTCCGAATTCAACGTGCTCGTCGGTGCGGACGGCCCCGTGGTGATCGACTTTCCGCAGTCCATCGACACCGCTCACAACACGAATGCTCGGACGCTCTTGGTCCGCGATGTCGACAACCTGCACCGTTTTCTCGCCCGTCACGTCCCGTCGGCGCGTCGCCTCCCGTACGCCGAGGAGATGTGGAGCCTCCACGAGCGCAACCTGCTGACGCCCGATACGGTTCTCCGCGGCGACTTCCGCGCGGCGGCACGACGCGCGAACACCGCCTCGGTGCTCGACATCATCCGTGACGCAGACCGCGACGAGCGAAAACGGCGCGACGCGCTCGGGCTCCGTGGCGGTCCGCCGGCGCCCGCCCATCCAACACGCGGCGGCGGCGGACGTGGACCGAGCTACGATCCGCACGCCCGTCGGCCGCAGGCGCCGCCGCCGCAGCAAGGCCGGAGCGCGCCTGCGAAGCCTACCCCGCCCGTGTACCAGGGACTCCGGGATGAAGGTCTGAAGTTCTTCCGGCACCTCCGCGATCCTGCGCCGCCGGGCGCGGCTCGAAACGGCAAACATCCCCAAGGGCCGCGACCCCAGGGCCAGCGGCACGGACAAGAGCAGCAACAGCACCGGCAGCCGGAACGTCCGCAAGGGCAACCGTCCCAGGGGCAGCGTCCTCAGGTGCCGCCGCCGCGAGGCCAGCATCCCCAGACACCAGCGGCGCAAGCGGGGTCGCCGCAGGCGCAGGCCTCGGGGTCTCGGCGGCCGCGTCGGCGCAGGTCCCGCCGATGACTCTCCGGCTCACGAGCGGGCCTGGCCGGAACCTGGCGCGGCGCTGACTTCGACGACGCTCAGCCTCGGCCGGTGGCGATGAAGACTCGGTGCGGGATCCGGAGCGGCTCGGGGAAGCGTGAGGCGAGCAGCTCGGCGAGCGAGGCATCGAAACGAGCCGTGTCCTCCGCGCCGAGCACGGCGCCGACACCGTTGCAGGCGCGCATCCGCCCGCGCCACCCCTCGTGTGTGAACACCACTGGCTCGACCCAGCTGACACTCTCGACTTCATCGAAGCCCGCGCGGTCCAGATCACGCACGTGAGACTCGAAGATGCCGGTGAGCCCTGCCATGCCCCAGCTCGGGTTGAACTCGAGGATCAGCTGTTCCGTCAGTGCCGCGACCGAGCCGGGGGTCGGAACGTAACAGAAGCTCGCGATGATCAGCCGCCCTTCGGCCGTGAGCACGCGCCGCGCCTCCGCCAGCGCGCGGTCGGAGTCGAACCACCACCAGCACTGCCCCGCCGCGACCACGTCGAAGGACCCTTCGGCCTCTTGCGTATCCTCCGCCGTCGCGCGCTCGAAGCGGATCTTCAGTCCGGCAGTGCTCGCGCGCTGCCGGGCGCGAGCGAGGAGCTCCTCCGAAGGATCGATTCCAACCACGTCCAGCCCGCACTCGGCGAGGGACAGCGCGACCGTCCCGGTCCCGGTCCCGAGATCCAGCGCGCGCTGCCCCGGCAGGGCCCAGCGTTTTTCCAACAATCGCTGGCGAAACGCAGCGGGAAAACCAGGGCGGTGTCGATCGTAGTCGTCAGCGGTCCGCCCGAACTCGATGGCGCGGCCTTGGTTGTCCAGCGGCATACGCGCGAAGCGTAGCGCGCCGTGCGGGTGCCCGTCGTCATTCGTGCGGTTGCCGCGCGCGCAACGCCAAACCTTCACGACTCCCGCCGCGCGACGCTCTGGCCGACTGCGTCAGCTCGCCTCGAAGAGCGCCTTTGCGCCCGGGCGTCCGAGCACGATGAAGGTGAAGACCCCGAGCAGCGTGCCGAGCGGGACGCTGGTGCACATCAGGGCCGAGGCGATCATGATGAGCACGCGGCGCTTGCGCTTGCGCAGCCCGGACGCCGCAAGCAGGTGA
It contains:
- a CDS encoding cobalamin biosynthesis protein CobW: MTPARVAELRSKIVEWVPTARVVETVRAEVPLELLLGLGPELTRDLEEHASAPLASATPHGFSTFTYRSSALLSLAKLRAACTELPSAVFRAKGFVYLDARPDHRTRLQIVGRRARIDLGEPWAGRKPETVLVFIGGAAGFDPASLAASFAACEADPGTRPSLLGAAVEWLRGKFLER
- a CDS encoding methyltransferase domain-containing protein, with protein sequence MPLDNQGRAIEFGRTADDYDRHRPGFPAAFRQRLLEKRWALPGQRALDLGTGTGTVALSLAECGLDVVGIDPSEELLARARQRASTAGLKIRFERATAEDTQEAEGSFDVVAAGQCWWWFDSDRALAEARRVLTAEGRLIIASFCYVPTPGSVAALTEQLILEFNPSWGMAGLTGIFESHVRDLDRAGFDEVESVSWVEPVVFTHEGWRGRMRACNGVGAVLGAEDTARFDASLAELLASRFPEPLRIPHRVFIATGRG